The following proteins are co-located in the Gloeomargarita sp. SRBZ-1_bins_9 genome:
- a CDS encoding aromatic ring-hydroxylating dioxygenase subunit alpha produces the protein MNPSAAVPRPEVVRTAAIGLHHWYAVALSSELKKNPLTVQLWYQNIVLFRNQKGEVCALENRCPHRGVQLSSGYVQGDDIVCVYHGWKFDRQGHCVEIPYLQDHQKLPPCRIRSYPVQERHGFIWVFPGDPTQAQRVSIPDLGEWEHLNYVVSVAPFHFRGHFSFLVENLMDMYHGHLHRHFQPWGHAILRKKHNGPGWVEAEYQAECYFRVNRPWSVIQLFIPPLRRPFLTPLIVRYEYPHWHAWLGQDFHLYCLIAPVSTTETRAYLVHTVSLGAFRNLHRLPVWFRRWVKNSCFNAARGFLRGLLREDMVMMEQEQQAYLRDPRRRLWEVNPVIGAVQKLIVQQAQGYRTSD, from the coding sequence ATGAATCCATCGGCGGCTGTACCTCGGCCGGAGGTTGTTAGAACGGCAGCAATCGGTCTTCATCATTGGTACGCGGTTGCCCTCAGTAGTGAACTGAAGAAAAACCCCTTGACCGTACAACTTTGGTACCAAAACATAGTGTTGTTTCGTAATCAGAAGGGGGAAGTTTGTGCTTTAGAAAATCGCTGCCCGCACCGGGGTGTGCAACTCAGTAGCGGCTATGTGCAAGGGGATGATATTGTTTGTGTTTATCACGGTTGGAAATTTGATCGCCAGGGCCACTGTGTGGAGATTCCTTATCTACAGGATCATCAGAAATTACCTCCCTGTCGCATTCGCAGTTATCCCGTTCAGGAGAGACATGGATTTATTTGGGTTTTCCCCGGTGACCCAACCCAGGCCCAGCGGGTGTCCATACCAGACCTAGGGGAATGGGAACATCTCAACTACGTGGTGAGCGTAGCACCGTTCCATTTCCGGGGCCATTTTTCCTTCCTGGTGGAAAACCTGATGGACATGTACCACGGCCATTTACACCGTCACTTTCAACCCTGGGGCCATGCTATTTTGCGCAAAAAACATAACGGGCCGGGTTGGGTCGAAGCGGAATACCAGGCCGAATGTTATTTTCGGGTCAATCGTCCCTGGTCGGTCATCCAGTTATTTATTCCGCCCTTGCGCCGTCCCTTTTTGACCCCCCTAATCGTGCGCTATGAATATCCCCATTGGCACGCTTGGCTCGGCCAGGATTTTCACCTGTATTGTTTGATAGCGCCGGTGAGCACGACAGAAACTCGGGCCTATTTGGTGCATACGGTTTCCCTAGGGGCTTTCCGGAATTTGCACCGGTTACCGGTGTGGTTTCGCCGCTGGGTCAAAAATAGTTGTTTTAACGCAGCCCGCGGCTTTTTACGGGGCCTCCTGCGGGAGGATATGGTGATGATGGAGCAGGAACAGCAGGCCTACTTACGGGACCCCCGGCGGCGCTTGTGGGAAGTGAATCCGGTGATTGGGGCGGTAC